From a single Salvelinus namaycush isolate Seneca chromosome 14, SaNama_1.0, whole genome shotgun sequence genomic region:
- the LOC120058656 gene encoding inactive dipeptidyl peptidase 10-like translates to MEDLESEKYTVHDPCVTWLDENEVALRTREGHVLSYSLHSNITATLLDNSSLDLTYTKFHVSADKRFVLLTYNIQPIFSQSFTASYAIYNVAKGVLLELNPPAGEKALIQYAAWGLQGNQLAFVFEGDIYYQTEVSSKPLRLTATGREGLVVNGLSDWIYEEEVLLTYPANWWSKDGARLAYLTINNSATPLMEIPHFLGGVYPSNVFFPYPKAGSTIPTVSLFVVNLYGPAHTLEMIPPDSVRARDRYISMVTWISSTQLAVRWLNRAQNQSELCVCEATTGACSKEVPLFSSDGSWFYLTLPAKQGARGEFRHIASLPAQPAIPSVPPRFLTSGNWDVTVLCALDEDNRKIYFLSTEESRQSRHLYSADFEGIFQRQCLTCNLLDDCSFFKAVFSPNQTYFTLYCLGPGVPKVTVHNTKDPSSESGSPLGYIVLEDNTPLSETLEGKRLPETVFKTLAADNHDLHLKLSLPQGYEAHLLPLLIIVDGVPGSQSVTEEFTMGWPEVLASTHDMALAWVDGRSGVGRGQKISSVDPRKLSSLRVKDQLGVVEWLMQLPYIDDRRIALYGKAFGGYLSLKMLAATDQLFKCAAAVAPITDFKLYSAAFSERYLGLPAKEEHTYLTASVLEDVHKLKDENFLLLHGTADARVHFQHSAELLSRLVKVEANYSLQLYPDEGHILKERRSIQHSQRTLVHYLQTCLRHNPLLASIEEPDEDEEDD, encoded by the exons ATGGAGGATCTGGAAAGTGAGAAGTATACAGTTCACGACCCCTGTGTGACCTGGTTGGATG AGAATGAGGTTGCTCTCAGAACCAGAGAGGGTCATGTCCTGTCCTACAGCCTCCACTCCAACATCACAGCTACCCTGCTGGACAACAGCTCTTTA GATTTGACTTACACAAAGTTCCATGTGTCTGCAGACAAGAGGTTTGTCTTGTTGACATACAACATTCAACCG ATTTTCTCTCAGTCCTTCACAGCCTCTTATGCCATCTACAATGTGGCTAAAGG gGTTCTGTTGGAGCTTAACCCTCCAGCGGGGGAGAAGGCATTGATACAGTATGCAGCCTGGGGACTGCAGGGGAACCAGCTG GCCTTTGTGTTTGAAGGCGATATCTACTACCAGACAGAAGTGAGCAGTAAACCTCTCCGCCTCACAGCTACAGGCAGAGAGGGGCTGGTGGTCAACGGGCTGAGTGACTGGATTTACGAGG AGGAAGTGCTCTTGACTTACCCTGCCAACTGGTGGTCGAAAGATGGAGCTCGCTTGGCATACCTCACCATCAACAACTCTGCCACACCGCTAATGGAGATACCTCACTTCTTGGGTGGGGTCTATCCCTCCAATGTGTTCTTTCCTTACCCCAAG gctgGCTCCACCATCCCCACTGTCAGTCTGTTTGTGGTGAATCTCTATGGTCCAGCTCACACTCTAGAGATGATCCCTCCAGACTCTGTCAGGGCCAG AGACCGCTACATCTCCATGGTGACATGGATCAGCAGCACTCAGTTGGCGGTACGTTGGTTGAACCGGGCCCAGAACCAAtcagagctctgtgtgtgtgaggccaCCACTGGGGCATGCTCAAAG GAGGTGCCATTGTTTTCATCTGATGGCTCTTGGTTTTATTTGACGTTGCCAGCCAAGCAGGGTGCCCGGGGGGAGTTCCGCCACATTGCCAGTCTGCCAGCCCAG CCTGCCatcccctctgtccctcctcgCTTTCTGACGTCCGGGAACTGGGATGTCACTGTGCTGTGTGCCCTGGATGAGGACAATAGGAAAAT CTACTTCCTCAGCACAGAAGAATCCAGACAGAGCAGACACCTGTACAG TGCGGACTTTGAAGGGATCTTCCAACGCCAGTGTCTGACCTGCAACCTTCTAGATGACTGTAGCTTTTTCAAAGCAGTGTTCAGCCCCAATCAGACATATTTCACACTTTATTGCCTAG GCCCCGGAGTCCCCAAGGTGACAGTACACAACACGAAGGACCCCTCCAGTGAGTCTG gATCTCCTTTAGGATACATAGTTCTGGAGGACAACACACCTCTCTCTGAGACCCTAGAAGGGAAGAGACTCCCAGAGACGGTCTTCAAGACCCTCGCAGCTGACAACCATG ATCTACACCTGAAGCTGTCTCTGCCCCAGGGTTATGAGGCCCACCTTCTCCCTCTACTCATCATTGT GGACGGAGTTCCAGGCAGTCAGTCGGTGACGGAGGAGTTTACTATGGGATGGCCTGAGGTGCTCGCCAGCACACATGACATGGCGTTAGCCTGGGTGGATGGAAGGAGTGGGGTCGGCCGGGGGCAGAAGATTAGCAGTGTGGATCCCCGCAAGCTCAGCTCCCTCAGAGTCAAAGATCAACTAGGAGTCGTAGA GTGGTTGATGCAATTGCCTTACATTGATGATCGGCGGATTGCCCTGTATGGCAAG GCATTTGGTGGTTATTTATCCCTCAAGATGCTAGCTGCGACTGATCAGCTGTTTAAATGTGCAGCCGCTGTGGCTCCCATAACAGATTTCAAACTCTACA GTGCTGCCTTCTCAGAGAGGTATCTAGGTCTCCCAGCAAAGGAGGAGCACACTTACCTG ACGGCATCTGTATTGGAAGATGTTCACAAGCTTAAAGACGAGAATTTCCTCTTACTGCATGGGACTGCAGACG CACGGGTCCACTTCCAGCACAGTGCAGAGCTCCTGAGCCGCTTGGTGAAGGTGGAGGCCAACTACTCCCTGCAGCTGTACCCAGACGAGGGCCACATCCTGAAGGAGCGGCGCAGCATCCAGCATTCCCAACGGACCTTGGTGCACTACCTCCAGACCTGCCTGAGACACAACCCCCTCCTGGCCTCCATAGAGGAGCcagatgaggatgaggaggacgactGA